Proteins encoded in a region of the Chloroflexota bacterium genome:
- a CDS encoding cell division protein FtsL, protein MSNSRGPNTLSLSQIFVAAFWIFSIFVLVVLVQKVSTTADLLQQRDALQQQMKDVQDEQRRLVDRKQHVQSNEYVEEVARHDMKLGKPGETAVIAAPVSTPLPAR, encoded by the coding sequence ATGAGCAACTCGCGCGGACCCAACACGCTGTCGCTTTCGCAGATATTTGTCGCTGCGTTCTGGATCTTCAGCATCTTCGTGCTGGTGGTGCTGGTTCAGAAGGTTTCGACGACGGCCGATCTGCTGCAGCAGCGCGATGCGTTGCAACAACAAATGAAAGATGTGCAGGACGAGCAGCGCCGGCTGGTCGACCGCAAGCAGCACGTGCAGTCGAACGAGTATGTTGAGGAAGTGGCGCGCCATGACATGAAGCTGGGCAAGCCCGGCGAGACGGCGGTGATCGCCGCGCCAGTCAGCACGCCGCTCCCGGCGCGCTGA
- the ggt gene encoding gamma-glutamyltransferase: protein MNVTNWAFSKNEAVSDHGMVAAKHPLAAEAGLQVLKEGGNAVDAAITTALTMGVLEPAMNGVGGGGFMVYHNARTGTSSVVDYFMPAPGKATPDMYEIVNPGAVDTLGFRGVKNDENIIGYRSIAVPGMVKGAAVALEKFGTISLRRALEPAIKYAEEGYPTTWFSMLTTAGSMEALMRFPATAAIYLKQGKLLYTAGRGGDQPERVVNADLAKVLKRIYDQGVVGFYGGETAEMIVKDLNAHGNVMSLDDLANYQPKIRQTRSTTYRGDYTLIYAPSTGGGTLAETFNILEGIDFSGLDPKSPEALHLFVEAARIAYADRWQHLADEDFIDVPWQVLESKAYAATRRKEIDPRQAAKEIKPYSPATYKPGTPEPDGGCTTHLSVIDKYHNMVAITQTINEGWGSKVVVPGTGILFNDSMVLLDPNPGRANSISPGKRGVSSMTPTLVLKRGKPYMSVGAPGGRQIMGTVMKVIHNVIDYGMGIQDACATLSVDASAAKLQIDKTLGEDVLAGLAGRGHTLDVREKGFSPRPFASPTGILVDDEGKVHGGADPLHIGIAVGY from the coding sequence ATGAACGTCACTAACTGGGCATTCTCCAAGAATGAGGCGGTGTCCGACCATGGCATGGTCGCCGCCAAGCATCCGTTGGCGGCCGAAGCGGGTCTGCAGGTGCTGAAAGAGGGCGGCAACGCGGTGGATGCCGCCATCACCACGGCGCTGACGATGGGCGTACTGGAGCCGGCAATGAACGGCGTCGGCGGCGGCGGGTTCATGGTCTATCACAACGCGCGCACCGGCACGAGCAGCGTCGTGGACTACTTCATGCCGGCGCCGGGCAAAGCGACGCCCGACATGTACGAGATCGTGAACCCTGGCGCCGTGGACACGCTCGGTTTCCGCGGCGTAAAGAACGACGAGAACATCATCGGCTATCGCTCAATCGCCGTGCCGGGCATGGTCAAGGGCGCGGCGGTGGCGCTCGAGAAGTTTGGCACGATCAGTCTGCGGCGCGCGCTGGAGCCGGCGATCAAATATGCCGAGGAAGGCTACCCGACGACCTGGTTCTCGATGCTCACCACGGCGGGTTCGATGGAGGCGCTGATGCGCTTCCCGGCAACCGCGGCCATCTACCTGAAGCAGGGCAAGCTCCTGTATACCGCCGGGCGCGGCGGCGACCAGCCCGAGCGAGTCGTCAACGCCGACCTGGCCAAGGTGCTGAAGCGAATTTACGATCAAGGGGTCGTCGGCTTCTATGGCGGTGAGACCGCCGAGATGATCGTCAAGGACCTCAACGCGCACGGCAACGTCATGTCGCTGGATGATCTGGCCAACTACCAGCCGAAGATTCGCCAGACGCGCTCGACCACCTACCGCGGCGACTACACGCTGATCTACGCGCCATCGACCGGCGGCGGCACGCTGGCCGAGACGTTCAACATCCTCGAAGGCATCGATTTCTCCGGCCTCGATCCAAAATCGCCGGAGGCGCTGCACCTGTTCGTCGAGGCGGCGCGCATTGCTTACGCCGACCGCTGGCAACACCTGGCCGACGAAGACTTCATCGACGTGCCGTGGCAGGTGCTGGAGTCGAAAGCGTATGCGGCCACGCGGCGCAAGGAGATCGACCCGCGTCAGGCGGCGAAGGAGATCAAGCCGTACAGCCCGGCGACGTACAAGCCGGGCACACCGGAACCGGATGGTGGCTGCACCACCCACTTGTCGGTGATCGACAAGTATCATAACATGGTGGCGATCACGCAGACGATCAACGAAGGCTGGGGCTCCAAGGTCGTGGTGCCGGGCACGGGCATCCTGTTCAACGACTCGATGGTGCTGCTCGACCCGAACCCGGGCCGGGCCAACTCGATCTCGCCAGGCAAGCGCGGTGTGTCGAGCATGACGCCGACCCTGGTGCTCAAGCGCGGCAAGCCGTACATGAGCGTCGGCGCGCCGGGCGGCCGCCAGATCATGGGCACCGTGATGAAGGTGATCCACAACGTGATCGACTACGGCATGGGCATTCAAGACGCCTGCGCCACGCTGTCGGTGGACGCCAGCGCGGCCAAGCTGCAGATCGACAAGACGCTGGGCGAGGACGTGCTAGCCGGGTTGGCCGGGCGCGGGCACACGCTTGACGTGCGCGAGAAGGGTTTCTCGCCGCGGCCGTTCGCGAGCCCGACCGGCATTCTGGTTGACGACGAGGGCAAGGTGCACGGCGGAGCCGATCCGCTGCACATCGGTATCGCCGTCGGGTACTAG
- a CDS encoding creatininase family protein, translating to MTLTLQEMSWVQAEKALKATTFAIVPVGAVEVYGPHLPMGSDGLVALEASRRLADRTGAVVAPLVPIGCSQSLMSFPGTLSVEPETLKAYLRDVANSLVFYGMKRILFMNGHAGNVTLIGELARELMAKGIQVAQVDWWRAIGRVAVGIADTGDVAVGHAGENCTSVVMAVRPDLVDMKLATKEQAKPGLGGKYPEIIQYHRSYREMTASGMTGDATTATPEKGEKMIAAFLAKAEAFLQEWK from the coding sequence ATGACCTTGACTTTGCAGGAAATGTCGTGGGTGCAGGCTGAGAAGGCGCTGAAGGCGACAACGTTCGCGATCGTGCCGGTCGGCGCGGTGGAAGTGTACGGGCCGCATCTGCCAATGGGCTCGGATGGCCTCGTCGCGTTGGAAGCGTCGCGGCGTCTGGCGGATCGCACCGGCGCCGTGGTGGCGCCGCTCGTGCCGATCGGCTGCTCGCAGTCGCTGATGTCGTTCCCCGGCACATTGTCGGTCGAGCCGGAGACATTGAAGGCGTATCTGCGTGATGTGGCCAATAGCCTCGTGTTCTACGGCATGAAGCGCATCCTGTTTATGAACGGCCATGCCGGCAACGTCACGTTGATCGGCGAGTTGGCTCGCGAACTGATGGCAAAGGGCATCCAGGTGGCACAGGTGGACTGGTGGCGCGCGATCGGCCGCGTCGCGGTCGGCATCGCCGACACGGGCGATGTGGCGGTCGGCCACGCGGGCGAGAACTGCACGTCGGTTGTGATGGCGGTGCGTCCCGACCTGGTCGACATGAAGCTGGCAACGAAGGAACAGGCCAAGCCGGGGCTGGGCGGCAAATACCCAGAGATCATCCAGTACCATCGCTCGTATCGCGAAATGACCGCGTCGGGCATGACGGGCGACGCGACGACGGCCACGCCGGAAAAGGGCGAGAAGATGATCGCCGCGTTCCTGGCGAAGGCCGAAGCGTTCCTGCAGGAATGGAAGTAG
- a CDS encoding 2,4-dihydroxyhept-2-ene-1,7-dioic acid aldolase, whose product MRENALRTLWKSGGFALNGWLHIPSAFSAELMSQQGWDSITIDLQHGPVDYQAAVTMLQAMSASSVTPLARVPWNEPGIIMKMLDAGVYGIICPMINTRAQCEAFIGACRYPPAGFRSMGPTRAVLYAGADYAAHANDTVITMAMIETKEAMGNLDDILSTPGLDAIYVGPSDLSQSYGRGPGSDYQEPERIAWLETIVAAAKRHGIVAGIHTGSAEYALKVKAIGYQLATVGSDGRMIAMACKQVVTAVKGDMAAKPKAQAGPY is encoded by the coding sequence ATGCGTGAGAACGCGTTGCGCACTCTCTGGAAGTCGGGCGGCTTTGCACTGAACGGATGGCTGCACATCCCCAGCGCGTTTTCGGCCGAGTTGATGTCGCAGCAGGGTTGGGACAGCATCACGATCGATTTGCAGCACGGCCCGGTCGATTACCAGGCGGCCGTGACCATGCTGCAGGCGATGAGCGCGAGCAGCGTGACGCCGCTGGCGCGCGTGCCGTGGAACGAGCCGGGCATCATCATGAAGATGCTCGATGCGGGCGTGTACGGCATCATCTGCCCCATGATCAACACGCGCGCGCAGTGCGAGGCGTTCATCGGCGCCTGCCGCTACCCGCCGGCCGGCTTCCGCAGCATGGGGCCGACGCGCGCGGTGCTCTACGCCGGCGCGGACTACGCCGCGCACGCCAACGACACGGTCATCACCATGGCGATGATCGAAACGAAAGAGGCGATGGGGAACCTCGACGACATCCTGAGCACGCCGGGCCTCGATGCGATCTACGTCGGCCCGTCCGACCTGAGCCAGAGCTACGGGCGCGGGCCGGGCTCCGACTACCAGGAGCCGGAGCGCATCGCGTGGCTGGAGACGATCGTCGCGGCGGCGAAGCGGCACGGCATCGTCGCCGGCATCCATACCGGCAGCGCCGAGTACGCGCTGAAAGTCAAGGCGATAGGCTACCAGTTGGCGACCGTCGGCAGCGATGGGCGCATGATCGCGATGGCGTGCAAGCAGGTCGTTACCGCCGTCAAGGGCGACATGGCAGCAAAGCCGAAGGCGCAAGCGGGGCCGTATTAG
- a CDS encoding ABC transporter permease: protein MNYFLLRRTLMVIPLMLAVATLVFMLMHIIPGRPGRAILGDAATDEAVFAVEERLGLHRPLPVQYVDWLGGILRLDMGKSVISSRPIMKDLLDRLPRSIELMALAALFALLFGVPLGILAAVKRNGFLDIIVGTTAIVGLSLPNYVVGTLLVLVFGLQLGWFVSSGYVAPNEDLGGHIKLLILPMVTLGVSMGAVVLRMTRSSMLEVLALDYVRTARAKGLTERVVMYRHALRNALNPVVTVVGLQIGSLLGGAVIVEYIFNWPGLATFLINSIVNRDYPATQGAILLIAGAFVTINLVVDLLYGVLDPRIRYS, encoded by the coding sequence ATGAATTATTTCCTCCTGCGCCGCACGTTGATGGTTATCCCGCTGATGCTGGCGGTAGCGACGCTCGTGTTTATGCTGATGCACATTATCCCGGGCCGCCCGGGCCGGGCGATCCTCGGCGACGCCGCGACGGACGAAGCGGTGTTTGCCGTGGAAGAGCGGCTCGGCCTGCACCGCCCCCTGCCTGTGCAATATGTAGACTGGCTGGGCGGCATCCTGCGGCTTGACATGGGCAAGAGTGTCATCAGCAGCCGGCCAATCATGAAGGACCTGCTCGACCGCCTGCCGCGCAGCATCGAGTTGATGGCGCTCGCCGCGCTGTTTGCGCTGCTGTTCGGCGTGCCGCTGGGCATCCTGGCGGCGGTCAAGCGCAACGGCTTCCTCGATATCATTGTCGGTACGACGGCGATTGTCGGGCTGTCGCTGCCGAACTACGTGGTCGGCACGCTGCTGGTGCTCGTGTTCGGCCTGCAACTCGGCTGGTTTGTTTCGTCCGGCTATGTGGCGCCAAACGAGGACCTGGGCGGGCACATCAAGCTGCTGATTCTGCCGATGGTCACGCTCGGCGTGAGCATGGGCGCCGTGGTACTGCGCATGACGCGCTCGTCCATGCTGGAAGTGCTGGCGCTGGATTACGTGCGAACGGCGCGCGCCAAGGGGCTGACCGAGCGGGTCGTGATGTACCGCCACGCGCTGCGTAATGCCTTGAACCCGGTTGTGACCGTCGTGGGCCTGCAGATCGGGTCGCTGCTCGGCGGCGCCGTGATCGTCGAATATATATTCAATTGGCCCGGCCTGGCGACGTTCCTGATCAATAGCATCGTCAACCGCGACTACCCCGCCACACAGGGGGCGATCTTGCTGATCGCCGGCGCGTTTGTGACGATCAATCTGGTCGTGGACCTGTTGTACGGCGTGCTGGACCCTCGCATCCGTTACAGTTAG
- a CDS encoding nitroreductase family deazaflavin-dependent oxidoreductase: MADNAFMRFGNSMTAALLRSPLHGMLSGSTMLVTVTGRKSGQPITTPVSYVRIGNALSITSLRTRQWWRNARGGAPVSVVLRGAAVRGTATVIEDERAVADALAAQLRAAPQTAKWYGVALDAAGNPDFIVLDRIAKTRVVVRITVNG, from the coding sequence ATGGCGGACAATGCGTTTATGCGCTTCGGAAACAGCATGACGGCCGCGCTGCTGCGCTCGCCGCTGCACGGCATGTTGAGCGGCAGCACCATGCTCGTCACCGTGACGGGTCGCAAGAGCGGCCAGCCGATCACGACGCCGGTCAGCTACGTGCGCATCGGCAACGCGTTGAGCATCACCAGCCTGCGCACGCGCCAGTGGTGGCGCAACGCGCGCGGCGGCGCGCCGGTGTCGGTTGTGCTGCGCGGCGCTGCCGTCAGGGGCACGGCAACGGTCATTGAGGACGAGCGCGCCGTGGCCGACGCGCTGGCGGCGCAACTGCGCGCCGCGCCGCAGACGGCGAAATGGTACGGCGTGGCGCTGGATGCGGCGGGCAACCCGGACTTCATCGTGCTCGACCGGATTGCGAAGACGCGGGTCGTCGTGCGAATTACCGTAAACGGCTGA
- a CDS encoding ABC transporter permease: MLTKRVIANPRVRASGLVIVVLALIALFAAAIAPHDPARQYAGQVLKPPSAEYPLGTDDFGRDMFSRVVWGTRISLQVAAVAVLIAGTLGVFLGLLAGYFGGWVDTLIMRWFDVMLSFPTVVLALAIVTFLGNSLPNLMLTIGIAQTPTFARLVHGAVLSVKQNEYVEAGRVVGASDWRIIRKAILPNIAAPIIIQASLSAGFAILVESGLSFLGLGVMPPTPSWGQMVSTARGYMDLVPSLVLWPSLAVAVTVLSFNMLGDGLRDALDPRLIGR, encoded by the coding sequence GTGTTGACCAAACGAGTAATAGCCAACCCGCGCGTGCGCGCGTCGGGACTGGTCATCGTCGTGCTGGCGCTTATCGCGCTGTTCGCCGCCGCCATCGCGCCGCACGATCCGGCGCGGCAGTACGCCGGCCAAGTGCTGAAGCCGCCGAGCGCAGAGTATCCGCTCGGCACGGACGATTTCGGGCGCGACATGTTCAGCCGCGTCGTCTGGGGCACCCGTATCTCGCTCCAGGTTGCGGCGGTCGCGGTGCTCATCGCCGGCACGTTGGGCGTTTTCTTGGGCCTGCTGGCCGGCTATTTTGGCGGCTGGGTCGACACACTCATCATGCGCTGGTTCGACGTGATGTTGTCGTTCCCGACGGTCGTGCTGGCGCTGGCGATCGTGACGTTCCTGGGCAACAGTCTTCCCAACCTGATGCTGACAATCGGCATCGCGCAGACGCCGACATTCGCGCGGCTGGTGCACGGCGCGGTGCTGTCGGTGAAGCAGAACGAATACGTCGAGGCCGGGCGGGTGGTCGGGGCCAGTGACTGGCGGATCATCCGCAAAGCGATCCTGCCGAACATCGCGGCTCCGATCATCATCCAGGCGTCGCTCAGCGCCGGCTTCGCGATCCTCGTGGAGTCGGGCCTGTCATTCCTGGGGCTCGGCGTGATGCCGCCGACGCCGTCGTGGGGCCAGATGGTTTCAACGGCGCGCGGCTACATGGATTTGGTTCCGTCGCTTGTCCTCTGGCCGTCCCTGGCCGTGGCGGTGACGGTGCTGTCGTTCAACATGCTTGGCGACGGCCTGCGGGATGCGCTGGACCCGCGGCTGATCGGACGCTAA
- a CDS encoding DNA-3-methyladenine glycosylase I, with amino-acid sequence MSAPVQRCAWASKEVFHDYHDREWGVPIHDDRALFELLILEGAQAGLSWQTILTKRDAYREAFAHFNPRAVARFDAERQARLLQNPGIVRNRLKVASAVTNARAFLAVQKECGTFDRYLWSFVGGRPIVNQWRSLREMPAQTAESDALSKDLVKRGFRFVGSTIVYAFMQSAGLVNDHEAGCFRHSAVQEP; translated from the coding sequence ATGTCCGCACCCGTTCAGCGCTGCGCCTGGGCGTCCAAAGAGGTGTTTCACGACTATCACGACCGCGAGTGGGGCGTGCCGATCCATGACGACCGCGCCCTGTTCGAGCTACTGATCCTGGAAGGCGCGCAGGCCGGGCTGTCGTGGCAGACCATTCTGACCAAGCGCGACGCCTACCGCGAAGCGTTCGCTCATTTCAACCCGCGCGCGGTGGCGCGCTTCGACGCCGAGCGCCAGGCGCGGCTGCTGCAAAACCCGGGCATCGTCCGCAACCGGCTGAAGGTCGCGTCCGCCGTGACGAACGCGCGGGCGTTCCTCGCGGTGCAAAAGGAGTGCGGGACGTTTGACCGCTATCTGTGGAGTTTCGTCGGCGGCCGCCCGATCGTGAACCAGTGGCGCAGCCTGCGCGAGATGCCCGCGCAGACGGCCGAAAGCGATGCGCTCTCCAAGGACCTCGTCAAACGCGGCTTCCGTTTCGTCGGGTCCACGATCGTGTATGCATTCATGCAATCGGCCGGGCTGGTGAACGATCATGAGGCAGGTTGCTTCCGTCATAGCGCTGTGCAGGAACCTTAG